The sequence GTACGTCGTGCTCCTGGCCCCGCCGGCCGACTTGGCGGTGCTCTCGCTCCCGCTCCCGGATACCTGCGGCATCACCGCGCTCCTGGTGACCTCTTTCGCCGCTTTATACTGTTTGATATTCTCAAAGGCGGATATGAGGGCGGGATTCTGCCTCTTCGCCTCATCAACACACGCCTTCCATTCGAGCGTCTCTTCAGCCGCCAGGGAGGCCGTGCTTAAAAGGAGTACGGCCAGAAATGACAAAATTACACGTTTACTGCTCTTCATCGTTCTTTAACCTGTCTTATATTTGTCCGGTAGATCATATTTTTCGGAAAACGGCACCGATCTCACTATGGTCCACTTATATTTTTTGGTCCCGTTGTCCTTCTCCAGCAGGTTGATGAAATACGGCTCTTTCTCCCTCTCGCCCTTAGGATTGTAAAGTATCTCCACCTGGGGCCTTCTCATCTCCAGGGAACTCTCCTTCACCACCAGGCCTATCGCGTTGTTATCGAGTTCCACAAGCGTCCCCGGAGGATAGACCCCTATCCTCCTGAAGAAGATATCCAGCAGGAGCGGATGGAAATTCTTTTCGGAAAGCTCCGTCATCTGCTCATACACCTTTTCGGGCGGGAGCGGCTCGTGATAGGACCTCTTGCTCCTGAGCGCGTCATATACATCGGCGATCGTTATCATCATGCTTACGACGTTTATCTTGTTCCCGTAAAGACGCTCCGGGTATCCCTGGACGTCGTACTTCATGTGGTGCTCGAACGAGGAGAGGGCCGCCAGCAGAGGGACATCCGGCGTCTCCAGCAATATCTCGGCGCCGTCGATAGGGTGGGATTTTATCTTCTCCGCCTCCTGGGCATTAAGCTTACCGGCCTTCTTTATGATGTGGGCCTCCATCACCAGTTTGCCGGTGTCGTGCAGAAGGGCCGCTATCCCTATATCGGCCAGGAGGTCTTCGCCGATGCCCAGGGCTTCAGCCTGTACCAGGGTGAATATGGCCACGTTTATGGAATGGACAAAGGTGCCCTCGTCGCGCTTCTTCAGCG comes from Candidatus Omnitrophota bacterium and encodes:
- a CDS encoding HD domain-containing phosphohydrolase; this translates as MVTRDIKAVVEKVVWGLMSAIQIRNIYGKEHNLTKDSITALYSKLNDALSERSEITIGVIGDEIAFEKEPFYEISRNIGNFISRLKKMKIEKISFLKGVTRAELTDFLDLLSENARAAEKDGGAAKALESRGITGIIIGTIGAPDERPAPPADSGTGYAEADASFEQGLGFLRKISADISESRPVDMAAARFVVTKIVGNLLRNVHSFLILSSLKKRDEGTFVHSINVAIFTLVQAEALGIGEDLLADIGIAALLHDTGKLVMEAHIIKKAGKLNAQEAEKIKSHPIDGAEILLETPDVPLLAALSSFEHHMKYDVQGYPERLYGNKINVVSMMITIADVYDALRSKRSYHEPLPPEKVYEQMTELSEKNFHPLLLDIFFRRIGVYPPGTLVELDNNAIGLVVKESSLEMRRPQVEILYNPKGEREKEPYFINLLEKDNGTKKYKWTIVRSVPFSEKYDLPDKYKTG